A stretch of Candidatus Palauibacter australiensis DNA encodes these proteins:
- a CDS encoding Gfo/Idh/MocA family oxidoreductase, protein MSEEKRDRRSFVKSVAAGTVLAAGAPSLLAGAEPGPRSGPAVRRTLTREPETRRVPPSDDIGLAVIGAGGMGMADVSTALRIPGVSLVAACDVFDGRLEAARERHGDIFTTRDYREVLARDDVDAVIVGTPDHWHQPISVDALRAGKAVYCEKPMVHRIEEGHDLIAAEQESGSVFQVGSQGMSSLGNEKAKELYEEGAIGELNYAEGFWARNDPIGAWQYPIPAGASEQTVDWKGFLGPAPDLPYDPLRIFRWRNYRDYGTGVAGDLFVHLFSSLHFVVSSRGPTRIQAAGGLRYWKDGREVPDVLLGVFDYPETETHPGFNLSLRVNFVDGTSGTTFLRLVGSEGAMDVTWTEVILRKNVAVDPMDAFSQEKMAEAAASADGLPPRVRMLPPAEVRYEVERGYRGAHVDHFFNWFEAVRGGPAVREDATFGLRAAAPALACNLSYFEDRIVHWDPDAMRLV, encoded by the coding sequence ATGAGCGAAGAAAAGAGAGACCGCCGGAGCTTCGTCAAATCCGTGGCCGCCGGCACCGTGCTGGCCGCGGGCGCGCCGTCGCTCCTGGCCGGAGCGGAGCCCGGCCCTCGGAGCGGACCCGCCGTCCGCCGCACGCTCACGCGGGAGCCGGAAACCCGTCGCGTGCCGCCGTCCGACGACATCGGCCTGGCCGTGATCGGCGCCGGCGGGATGGGCATGGCGGACGTCTCCACCGCGTTGCGTATTCCCGGCGTGAGCCTTGTGGCCGCCTGCGATGTATTCGACGGCCGGCTCGAAGCCGCGCGCGAGCGGCACGGGGACATCTTCACGACGCGCGACTACCGGGAGGTGCTCGCCCGTGACGACGTGGATGCGGTCATCGTGGGCACGCCCGACCACTGGCACCAGCCGATCTCCGTCGATGCGCTCCGCGCCGGCAAAGCCGTCTACTGCGAGAAGCCGATGGTCCACCGGATCGAGGAGGGGCACGATCTGATCGCGGCCGAGCAGGAATCCGGGTCGGTCTTCCAGGTGGGCAGCCAGGGGATGAGTTCGCTCGGCAACGAAAAGGCGAAGGAACTCTACGAGGAAGGGGCGATCGGCGAACTCAACTACGCGGAGGGATTCTGGGCGCGCAACGACCCCATCGGGGCGTGGCAGTACCCGATCCCGGCCGGGGCCTCCGAGCAGACCGTCGACTGGAAGGGCTTCCTCGGACCCGCGCCGGACCTGCCGTACGACCCGCTGCGGATCTTCCGCTGGCGCAACTACCGCGACTACGGGACCGGCGTGGCGGGCGACCTCTTCGTCCACCTCTTCTCCAGCCTCCACTTCGTCGTGAGTTCGCGTGGCCCGACCCGGATCCAGGCCGCGGGGGGGCTCCGCTACTGGAAGGACGGGCGCGAGGTGCCGGACGTGCTCCTGGGCGTGTTCGACTACCCGGAGACCGAGACGCACCCGGGCTTCAACCTCTCGCTGCGCGTGAACTTCGTGGATGGGACCTCGGGCACCACCTTCCTGCGATTGGTGGGAAGCGAAGGGGCGATGGACGTGACGTGGACCGAGGTGATCCTCCGAAAGAATGTCGCGGTCGACCCGATGGACGCCTTCTCCCAGGAGAAGATGGCCGAGGCCGCGGCGTCGGCGGACGGGCTCCCGCCACGGGTCCGGATGCTTCCCCCGGCCGAAGTCCGGTACGAGGTGGAGCGAGGATATCGCGGCGCACACGTCGACCATTTCTTCAACTGGTTCGAGGCGGTTCGCGGCGGCCCGGCCGTGCGCGAGGACGCGACCTTCGGGCTGCGCGCGGCCGCCCCCGCGCTTGCCTGCAACCTCTCCTATTTCGAGGACCGCATCGTGCACTGGGACCCCGACGCCATGAGGCTCGTCTGA
- a CDS encoding peptidylprolyl isomerase — MIVATIVALSAGVAGVASVPAASGDPVLVAVETEMGGFELEVDIDRAPVTGANFLRYVDGGFYDGGTFFRTVHADNQPNDSIRIAVVQGGRNPEMDAESFPPIPLERTSETGLRHEDGTVSMARGGPDTATQSFFICIGDQPSLDFGGMRNPDGQGFAAFGRVVAGMDVVRAIHQAPYDAQQLTPPVRITRAYRKE; from the coding sequence ATGATTGTGGCCACCATCGTGGCGCTCAGTGCGGGAGTTGCGGGCGTCGCTTCCGTCCCGGCCGCGTCCGGGGACCCCGTCCTCGTCGCCGTCGAGACGGAGATGGGCGGCTTCGAACTCGAAGTGGACATCGACCGCGCGCCGGTCACCGGGGCCAACTTCCTCCGCTACGTCGACGGCGGGTTCTACGACGGCGGCACCTTCTTCCGGACCGTGCACGCGGACAACCAGCCCAACGACTCCATCCGGATCGCCGTCGTCCAGGGCGGGCGGAACCCGGAGATGGACGCCGAGTCCTTCCCGCCCATCCCGCTGGAACGCACCTCCGAGACCGGGCTCCGGCACGAGGACGGGACGGTCTCGATGGCGCGCGGCGGCCCCGACACCGCGACGCAGAGCTTCTTCATCTGCATCGGCGACCAGCCGTCGCTCGACTTCGGCGGTATGCGCAACCCCGACGGCCAGGGCTTCGCCGCCTTCGGACGCGTGGTGGCCGGCATGGACGTGGTGCGCGCAATCCACCAGGCCCCCTACGACGCGCAACAACTCACCCCACCCGTCCGAATCACGAGAGCATACCGGAAGGAGTGA
- a CDS encoding alpha/beta hydrolase has protein sequence MDRVRRRRRGRRLLAATTVVAAATVLAAAGPVSAQSEPPAKPPADWEATAIDYSNVPYPHPVSYLDVEVYGKDYRLAYMDVAPAGAPNGQTVVLFHGMNFFAAGFRPTIEALRNAGFRVIAIDRLGFGRSSKPIIHYNLHIPARNAKRLLDALGVERAAIVGHSMGGMVATRFASTYPEATTHVAMVNQIGLTDSRPGRGWTDADENYASVLNGTTYQSVLRGHMRYYPNGWRPEYLEWVKVQYGLTLSGDWPRMARVRAAQRAILYEDPVVYEWQHIATKALVIGGADDRLVADYPALARNVAEQLQNAELVIFPEVGHSPQFEIPERFHAELVRFLRSDPDEPADPSWRETDVGRRRGS, from the coding sequence TTGGACCGTGTACGCCGGAGGCGGAGGGGCCGCCGGCTTCTCGCCGCCACGACGGTCGTAGCGGCCGCGACCGTCCTTGCCGCCGCCGGACCCGTCTCGGCGCAGAGCGAGCCGCCCGCGAAACCGCCGGCCGACTGGGAGGCGACGGCGATCGACTACAGCAACGTCCCCTATCCGCACCCGGTGTCGTACCTCGACGTCGAGGTCTATGGGAAGGACTATCGGCTCGCGTACATGGATGTGGCTCCGGCGGGCGCCCCGAACGGACAGACGGTCGTCCTCTTTCACGGGATGAACTTCTTCGCGGCCGGGTTCCGGCCCACGATCGAGGCGCTGCGGAACGCGGGGTTCCGGGTGATCGCGATCGACCGGCTGGGCTTCGGCCGCTCCTCGAAACCCATCATCCACTACAACCTCCACATCCCCGCGCGGAACGCGAAGCGGCTGCTCGACGCGCTCGGAGTCGAGCGCGCCGCGATCGTCGGACACTCGATGGGCGGAATGGTGGCGACGCGGTTCGCCTCGACGTATCCCGAGGCGACGACGCACGTCGCCATGGTGAACCAGATCGGCCTCACCGACTCCCGTCCCGGCCGGGGGTGGACCGACGCGGATGAGAACTACGCTTCGGTGCTCAACGGGACGACGTATCAGTCGGTCCTGCGCGGGCACATGCGGTACTACCCGAACGGCTGGCGCCCGGAGTACCTCGAGTGGGTGAAGGTCCAGTACGGCCTCACGCTGAGCGGAGACTGGCCGCGCATGGCGCGGGTGCGGGCGGCGCAGCGCGCGATTCTCTACGAGGATCCCGTCGTCTACGAGTGGCAGCACATCGCGACGAAAGCGCTCGTCATCGGCGGCGCCGATGACCGCCTCGTGGCCGACTACCCGGCGCTCGCCCGAAATGTCGCCGAGCAGTTGCAGAACGCCGAACTCGTGATCTTCCCCGAGGTCGGGCACTCGCCGCAGTTCGAGATTCCGGAGCGCTTCCACGCGGAGTTGGTCCGGTTCCTGCGCTCCGACCCGGACGAGCCCGCCGATCCGTCGTGGCGGGAAACGGACGTCGGGCGGCGGCGGGGTTCGTAG
- a CDS encoding DUF6152 family protein, giving the protein MRKLPLYLLAGGVALAAAAPLIAHHAFGAEFDRNAPIRLRGAVVRLEWVNPHTWIHLEVETDAGSEVWMVEGGTPNTLLRRGLQRDCLAPGTELIVDGYQAKDHSLKRANGRDVTFTDGSKFFMGSSGAGAPPGGAPRPNDPAYDANPCQPPPGWEGEIVEVTSHSILEEHN; this is encoded by the coding sequence ATGAGGAAGCTGCCTCTGTACCTCCTGGCGGGCGGGGTCGCGCTGGCCGCCGCGGCGCCGCTGATCGCGCACCACGCCTTCGGGGCGGAGTTCGACCGGAACGCCCCCATCCGCCTCCGGGGCGCCGTCGTGCGGCTCGAATGGGTGAACCCGCACACGTGGATTCACCTCGAGGTCGAGACCGATGCCGGATCCGAGGTCTGGATGGTCGAGGGCGGCACGCCGAACACGCTCCTGCGCCGGGGCCTCCAGCGGGACTGTCTCGCGCCCGGCACCGAACTCATCGTGGACGGCTACCAGGCCAAGGACCACTCGCTCAAGCGGGCCAACGGCCGCGACGTCACCTTCACCGACGGCAGCAAGTTCTTCATGGGTTCATCCGGCGCCGGCGCCCCTCCCGGCGGCGCGCCGCGACCCAACGATCCCGCCTACGACGCCAACCCCTGCCAGCCGCCCCCCGGCTGGGAAGGCGAGATCGTCGAGGTCACCAGCCACAGCATCCTCGAGGAGCACAACTAG
- a CDS encoding peptidyl-alpha-hydroxyglycine alpha-amidating lyase family protein, translating into MKNLRVTGLAHLTALGAAFLGIAACGAEDAAEDEMMDPAEEVTDPAAAGLPNPTPNVIKDWAPLPDGRTWGSTAGIDIDPIDGHIWAYDRCGGIALSGGCAENIVDPVFKFHRETGEVLASFGAGLFVLPHGLHVDEDGNVWVTDSQGTEDKGHTVVKFSPEGEVLMMLGEMGVRSSEPGTFFNEPCDVITAPDGSIFVSDGHSGQNANPPEGSTGRIIKFSPEGEYLMEWGVIGDAPGEFRTPHALEMDSRGRLFVADRGNHRIQVFDQEGNLLDIFYEFGRVSGLFIDDADNVYAIDSESNPNQHSDWLTGVRIGHASQDRVTAFIPPHESDDPQGEAGEGVAVDADGNVYAAEGPNSRAAAEGGVTKYTGNR; encoded by the coding sequence ATGAAGAACCTGCGCGTAACCGGACTGGCACACTTGACCGCACTGGGGGCCGCGTTCCTCGGCATCGCGGCCTGCGGCGCGGAGGACGCGGCGGAGGATGAGATGATGGATCCGGCCGAGGAGGTCACGGATCCGGCGGCGGCGGGTCTCCCGAACCCCACGCCCAACGTGATCAAGGACTGGGCGCCGCTCCCGGATGGCCGGACGTGGGGCTCCACGGCGGGCATCGATATCGACCCCATCGACGGCCACATTTGGGCCTACGACCGTTGTGGCGGGATCGCGCTCTCCGGCGGGTGTGCGGAGAACATCGTCGACCCCGTGTTCAAGTTCCACCGCGAGACGGGCGAGGTCCTGGCCAGCTTCGGTGCTGGCCTCTTCGTGCTTCCGCACGGGCTCCACGTGGACGAGGACGGGAACGTTTGGGTTACGGACTCCCAGGGGACAGAAGACAAGGGGCATACCGTCGTGAAGTTCTCGCCGGAAGGCGAGGTGCTCATGATGCTCGGGGAGATGGGCGTTCGGAGCAGCGAGCCCGGCACCTTCTTCAACGAGCCGTGCGACGTGATCACGGCTCCGGACGGGTCGATCTTCGTCTCCGACGGCCACAGCGGACAGAACGCGAACCCTCCGGAGGGGTCCACCGGCCGTATCATCAAGTTCTCGCCCGAAGGCGAATACCTCATGGAGTGGGGCGTGATCGGCGACGCGCCGGGCGAGTTTCGGACCCCGCACGCGCTCGAGATGGACTCGCGGGGGCGCCTCTTCGTCGCGGACCGGGGCAACCACCGCATCCAGGTCTTCGACCAGGAAGGGAACCTGCTCGACATCTTTTACGAGTTCGGCCGCGTCAGCGGACTCTTCATCGACGACGCGGACAACGTCTATGCCATCGACTCGGAGTCGAACCCCAACCAGCACTCGGACTGGCTGACCGGCGTTCGGATCGGCCACGCCTCCCAGGACCGGGTCACGGCCTTCATCCCGCCGCACGAATCCGACGATCCGCAGGGCGAGGCCGGCGAGGGCGTCGCGGTCGATGCGGACGGGAACGTTTATGCTGCGGAAGGACCGAACTCGCGGGCCGCCGCCGAGGGCGGAGTCACGAAGTACACTGGCAACCGATGA
- a CDS encoding heavy metal-binding domain-containing protein yields MTMRRFASGMAVGALALAFAGSAAVAQELSEVCPDSPDMTGAMWGLVSDGDTQMGLPSATVVASWERDGESGQMEGQTALDGGYTLCYVPLGVEISVQPVFMGTGGAAITASLTEQITRLDLTFSLSAVGSGGNDDRIWACFGGVTDNQVNVQNTRLIRCDPGWAGIDRCPKEAEYGQVQATMTGGGLSADDEDRVDEIAGSSDFREALEKLVADAARLGANAMINVRMNRNSLTAEAVTISVDPTSCR; encoded by the coding sequence ATGACGATGAGAAGATTCGCTTCGGGGATGGCGGTGGGTGCGTTGGCGCTCGCCTTCGCGGGATCCGCCGCCGTCGCCCAGGAACTCAGCGAAGTGTGTCCGGATTCGCCGGACATGACGGGCGCCATGTGGGGACTGGTCTCGGACGGGGACACGCAGATGGGTTTGCCCAGCGCCACCGTCGTCGCGAGCTGGGAAAGGGACGGCGAGTCGGGACAGATGGAAGGGCAGACCGCGCTGGACGGCGGCTATACGCTGTGCTACGTGCCGCTCGGCGTCGAGATCTCGGTTCAGCCGGTGTTCATGGGCACGGGAGGGGCCGCCATCACGGCCAGTCTCACGGAACAGATCACCCGCCTGGACCTCACGTTTTCCCTCTCCGCCGTCGGTAGCGGCGGCAACGACGACCGGATCTGGGCCTGCTTCGGTGGGGTTACGGACAACCAGGTCAACGTCCAGAATACGCGACTCATCCGGTGCGACCCGGGCTGGGCGGGGATCGACCGCTGTCCGAAGGAAGCGGAGTACGGTCAGGTGCAGGCGACGATGACGGGCGGCGGCCTGTCAGCGGACGATGAGGACCGCGTGGACGAAATAGCCGGAAGTTCGGACTTTCGCGAAGCCCTCGAGAAGCTGGTCGCCGACGCCGCGCGGCTCGGGGCGAACGCCATGATCAATGTCCGGATGAACCGGAATTCGCTCACCGCCGAGGCGGTCACGATCTCCGTCGATCCTACCAGCTGCCGCTGA
- a CDS encoding PDZ domain-containing protein: MKASSKAHSLLLPAMLLAASFRPAWAQDAAGTLMLAQPAVSADRIAFTYAGDLWTAGIDGSSPRRLTSHAGFEFNPRFSPDGEWIAFSGEYDGNTDVFLVPAEGGVPARLTWHPGADVVQSFTPDGSAVLFSSGRNAYTGRHRQLFTVATSGGHPEQLPIPHAFKATYSPDGAKIAYTPLYEAFTQWKNYRGGTTTRIWIYDVADHSVVQIPQPEGRSNDTDPMWIGDRVYFRSDRDGEFNVHAYDTGTGHVSRITAHEDFPVLNASAGGGRIAYEQAGRLHLLDPRSGASDPVPVRVATDLLEVRPRYAGGENFVRNASLSPSGARAAFEFRGEIVTLPRDKGDDRNLTQSTAAHERSPAWSPDGESIAWFSDASGEYRLYVAPQSGASGAGEARAYPLDGAGFYADAVWSPDGTKISYTDNSRAVYWIDLASGDTHRVDADAMYGPLPPPSHAWSPDSRWLVYTRNNETNIRTAYVHLLETGETRAVTDGLSDVSEAVFDAGGKYLYLTSSTDAGPVVQWFAQSNNDFDMTNAIYLAVLEKGTPSPLARESDEEAGDEAEPEAGGAGDAEAAGDADEVTVRIDFDGLDQRILALPLPEAGYANLQPGDPGQLFYVRSETASGFGSPGAGPSLHRFSLAEREAATVVGGTRFYDLSADRRSVLYATSGGWFIGNAGGTDIGSGADRLRVADVQVRIAPRAEWRQIYDEAWRINRDYFYDPNMHGADWPAMKEKYAAFLPHLTSRADLNRLMTWLHSEIAVGHHRGGGGDFLHETDDVPGGLLGADFVVEEGRYRFEKVYGGLNWNPGLRSPLTEPGVEVEAGEYLLAVEGVALSAPENLYSRFENTAGRIVSITVGPSPDGTGSRTVDVVPVANEGALRNRDWVEGNLARVDEATGGRVAYVYVPNTAGAGHEYFKRYFFPQTNREAVIIDERHNGGGQIADYYINILRRPYMSHWAMRYGADLVTPQGAIPGPKVMLIDENAGSGGDMLPWMFRKLEMGTLIGRRTWGGLVGVLGFPILMDGGSITAPNLAIWTEDGFIVENVGVPPDIEVEQWPAEVIAGVDPQLEKAIEVVLQQLEASPVATPERPPFPIRVRRP; this comes from the coding sequence ATGAAGGCAAGTTCGAAGGCACATTCACTCCTCCTCCCGGCCATGCTCCTCGCGGCCTCGTTCCGTCCCGCCTGGGCACAGGATGCCGCCGGCACGCTCATGCTCGCGCAGCCCGCGGTCAGCGCGGACCGGATCGCGTTCACGTACGCCGGGGACCTGTGGACCGCGGGCATCGATGGGAGTTCGCCGCGCAGGCTGACCTCGCACGCGGGTTTCGAGTTCAACCCGCGCTTCTCGCCGGACGGCGAATGGATCGCGTTCAGCGGCGAATACGACGGCAACACCGATGTCTTTCTCGTGCCCGCGGAAGGGGGCGTGCCCGCCCGGCTCACCTGGCACCCGGGAGCCGATGTCGTCCAGAGTTTCACGCCCGACGGGTCGGCGGTGCTCTTTTCGTCGGGACGCAACGCCTACACGGGCCGCCACCGCCAGTTGTTCACGGTCGCGACGAGCGGCGGACACCCCGAACAGCTGCCCATTCCGCACGCGTTCAAGGCGACCTATTCGCCGGACGGCGCGAAGATCGCCTACACGCCGCTGTACGAAGCCTTCACGCAGTGGAAGAACTACCGGGGCGGGACGACGACGCGGATCTGGATCTACGACGTGGCGGACCATTCCGTCGTGCAGATTCCGCAGCCCGAAGGCCGCTCGAACGACACGGACCCCATGTGGATCGGGGACCGCGTCTACTTCCGCTCGGACCGCGACGGGGAGTTCAACGTCCATGCCTATGACACGGGGACGGGGCACGTCTCGCGGATCACCGCGCACGAGGACTTCCCGGTGCTGAACGCGTCGGCGGGCGGCGGCCGGATCGCCTACGAGCAGGCGGGGCGGTTGCACCTGCTCGATCCCCGCTCGGGCGCGAGCGACCCCGTGCCGGTGCGGGTCGCGACGGATCTCCTGGAGGTGCGGCCCCGCTACGCCGGCGGCGAGAACTTCGTCCGCAACGCGAGCCTCTCGCCCTCCGGCGCCCGCGCCGCCTTCGAGTTCCGGGGCGAGATCGTCACGTTGCCGCGCGACAAGGGGGACGACCGCAACCTCACGCAGTCGACCGCGGCCCATGAGCGGAGCCCCGCCTGGTCGCCCGACGGAGAGTCGATCGCCTGGTTCTCCGACGCCTCGGGCGAATACCGGCTGTACGTGGCTCCGCAATCGGGTGCATCGGGCGCGGGAGAAGCGCGCGCCTACCCGCTCGACGGCGCCGGGTTCTACGCGGACGCGGTGTGGTCGCCCGACGGCACGAAGATCAGCTACACGGACAACTCGCGGGCCGTGTACTGGATCGACCTCGCCTCCGGGGACACGCACCGCGTGGATGCCGACGCGATGTACGGGCCGCTGCCCCCGCCCTCGCACGCCTGGTCGCCGGACTCCCGCTGGCTCGTCTACACGCGCAACAACGAGACCAACATCCGCACCGCCTACGTGCACCTCCTCGAAACGGGAGAGACGAGAGCCGTCACGGACGGGCTCAGCGACGTCTCCGAAGCCGTCTTCGACGCCGGCGGCAAGTACCTCTATCTCACGTCCTCCACGGACGCGGGCCCCGTCGTCCAGTGGTTCGCCCAGTCGAACAACGACTTCGACATGACGAACGCGATCTATCTCGCGGTCCTCGAGAAGGGAACGCCGTCCCCGCTGGCGAGGGAAAGCGACGAAGAGGCCGGGGACGAGGCCGAACCGGAGGCGGGGGGAGCCGGCGATGCGGAGGCAGCCGGCGATGCGGACGAGGTCACCGTCCGCATCGACTTCGACGGGCTCGACCAGCGGATCCTCGCCCTGCCGTTGCCCGAAGCCGGCTACGCGAACCTGCAACCCGGCGACCCGGGCCAGCTCTTCTACGTCCGAAGCGAGACGGCCAGCGGGTTCGGAAGCCCCGGTGCCGGCCCCAGCCTCCACCGCTTCTCGCTCGCCGAGCGCGAGGCGGCGACGGTGGTCGGCGGCACGCGCTTCTACGACCTGTCCGCAGACCGCAGGAGCGTGCTGTACGCGACGTCCGGCGGCTGGTTCATCGGCAACGCCGGCGGGACGGACATCGGATCCGGCGCGGACCGGCTCCGCGTCGCCGACGTGCAGGTGAGGATCGCCCCGCGCGCGGAATGGCGTCAGATCTACGATGAGGCCTGGCGGATCAACCGCGACTACTTCTACGACCCGAACATGCACGGCGCGGACTGGCCCGCCATGAAGGAGAAGTACGCCGCTTTCCTCCCCCACCTCACCTCGCGGGCCGACCTCAACCGGCTCATGACGTGGCTCCATTCCGAGATTGCGGTGGGGCACCACCGTGGCGGCGGCGGCGACTTCCTGCACGAGACGGACGACGTGCCGGGCGGCCTCCTGGGCGCGGACTTCGTCGTCGAAGAGGGGCGGTACCGGTTCGAGAAGGTGTACGGCGGTCTCAACTGGAATCCCGGACTCCGATCCCCGCTCACGGAGCCGGGGGTCGAGGTCGAGGCGGGCGAATACCTGCTGGCGGTCGAAGGGGTCGCGCTCTCCGCGCCGGAGAACCTCTACAGCCGGTTCGAGAACACGGCCGGCCGGATCGTTTCGATCACCGTCGGCCCGTCGCCGGACGGGACGGGGTCACGCACCGTCGACGTCGTGCCGGTGGCGAACGAGGGCGCGCTGCGGAACCGCGACTGGGTGGAGGGCAACCTCGCGCGGGTCGACGAAGCCACCGGCGGGCGCGTCGCATACGTATACGTGCCCAACACGGCCGGCGCGGGACACGAGTACTTCAAGCGCTACTTCTTCCCGCAGACGAACCGGGAGGCCGTGATCATCGACGAGCGGCACAATGGGGGCGGCCAGATCGCGGACTACTACATCAACATCCTCCGGCGGCCCTACATGTCGCACTGGGCGATGCGCTACGGGGCCGACCTCGTCACGCCGCAGGGCGCGATCCCGGGCCCCAAGGTGATGCTCATCGACGAGAACGCCGGTTCCGGCGGGGACATGCTGCCGTGGATGTTCCGCAAGCTCGAGATGGGCACGCTCATCGGGCGCCGCACCTGGGGCGGGCTCGTCGGCGTCCTGGGGTTCCCGATTCTGATGGACGGCGGGTCGATCACGGCGCCGAACCTCGCGATATGGACGGAGGACGGGTTCATCGTCGAGAACGTGGGTGTGCCGCCGGACATCGAAGTGGAACAGTGGCCGGCCGAGGTGATCGCGGGCGTCGACCCGCAGCTGGAGAAGGCGATCGAGGTCGTGCTGCAGCAACTCGAGGCGTCACCGGTGGCGACACCCGAACGGCCGCCCTTCCCGATCCGCGTGCGGCGACCCTGA
- a CDS encoding serine hydrolase translates to MNMRLVRRPRRPLGSAASALCAGLLALFSAAELAAQSTALEVGRTLPGTLAAGDTARYTIETDENDFVLGEVDQISVDVTARVLDPGGTQVGRFGGLGVGVERFGGRTSGAGVHTLELFVAGDDAEAGGRYEITLLRLEPVATDPEELADQIMSRFDGPHSPGGAVRVWRDGRTLFSKTYGMANLAYDLPFEEDTRTNIGSTSKQFTAFAVMLQAERGLLSLDDDIRKHIAELPEFDQTIRVKHLITHTSGLREFLNLLRMTGRRLDHGDWIDRSELIDIVLRQPALQNEPGAEWNYNNTAFGLAAVIVERTSGQDFHVFMQENVFGPLGMTGTMVRPSTRHIVPNMSEGYTPGPDGYRQIGDLGGAVGAGSIYSTVPDLQTWAENYANPRVGTRESIDEMMTSFVLNDGDETGYGYGLSVGEQGGLKRISHGGADVAHRSMFVYFPEINAGLTTQSNHAQFDSGVAYELAAAFFKDAMEEEEEDDAADAGEFDPADYDPEAFDEFAGRYSLDASPNFILTFTREDDTFYAQATGQQRLEIVPTSDSTFRLLAVEASVTFLRDPEGDVEGLTLHQNGDNHATRLEGDEAEEWEPTADDLADFAGRFFSEELETFYTLSVEDGTLVLQQRRLDRAELEPGEEDQFSGGGLSFAFERDRNGQVIGFYLSNVRTRDVRFGRVR, encoded by the coding sequence ATGAATATGCGTCTTGTTCGCCGTCCCCGTCGCCCGCTCGGCTCCGCCGCTTCCGCGCTCTGCGCCGGACTTCTCGCCCTTTTTTCGGCCGCCGAGCTCGCGGCCCAAAGCACGGCGCTCGAGGTCGGCCGGACGTTGCCGGGCACGCTCGCCGCGGGCGACACCGCGCGCTACACGATCGAGACGGATGAGAACGACTTCGTCCTCGGCGAGGTGGACCAGATCTCCGTCGACGTGACGGCGCGCGTCCTGGACCCCGGGGGGACGCAGGTCGGCCGCTTCGGCGGGCTGGGGGTCGGCGTCGAGCGCTTCGGCGGGCGAACGTCCGGCGCGGGCGTGCACACGCTGGAACTGTTCGTCGCGGGGGACGATGCCGAGGCCGGTGGGCGCTACGAGATCACGCTGCTGCGGCTCGAACCCGTCGCGACGGATCCGGAGGAGCTCGCCGACCAGATCATGTCCCGCTTCGATGGGCCGCATTCTCCGGGAGGCGCGGTGCGGGTGTGGCGCGACGGCCGCACGCTCTTTTCGAAGACCTACGGGATGGCAAACCTCGCCTACGACCTCCCATTCGAGGAAGACACCCGGACGAACATCGGCTCGACCTCGAAGCAGTTCACCGCCTTCGCGGTCATGCTTCAGGCGGAGCGCGGGCTCCTCTCCCTCGACGACGACATTCGAAAGCACATCGCCGAACTCCCGGAGTTCGATCAAACGATCCGGGTTAAGCACCTGATCACGCACACGTCGGGCCTGCGCGAATTCCTGAACCTGTTGCGGATGACGGGACGCCGCCTCGACCACGGAGACTGGATCGACCGCTCGGAACTCATCGACATCGTGCTGCGGCAGCCCGCGCTCCAGAACGAGCCAGGCGCCGAGTGGAACTACAACAACACGGCGTTCGGCCTCGCGGCCGTCATCGTCGAGCGCACCTCCGGGCAGGACTTCCACGTCTTCATGCAGGAAAACGTGTTCGGACCGCTGGGGATGACCGGGACCATGGTGCGCCCGTCCACGCGCCACATCGTCCCCAACATGTCCGAGGGCTACACGCCGGGGCCGGACGGATACCGCCAGATCGGAGACCTCGGCGGGGCGGTCGGCGCCGGGTCGATCTACAGCACGGTCCCGGACCTCCAGACGTGGGCCGAGAACTACGCGAACCCGCGCGTCGGCACGCGCGAGAGCATCGACGAGATGATGACCTCGTTCGTCCTCAACGACGGGGACGAGACGGGGTACGGGTACGGCCTTTCGGTCGGCGAGCAGGGCGGACTCAAGCGGATCAGCCACGGGGGCGCGGATGTCGCCCACCGCTCGATGTTCGTCTACTTCCCCGAGATCAACGCCGGCCTCACGACCCAGAGCAACCACGCGCAGTTCGACAGCGGCGTCGCGTACGAGCTGGCCGCGGCGTTCTTCAAGGACGCGATGGAGGAGGAAGAAGAGGATGATGCGGCGGATGCGGGCGAGTTCGATCCCGCCGACTACGACCCCGAAGCGTTCGACGAGTTCGCCGGCCGCTACTCGCTGGACGCGTCACCGAACTTCATCCTCACCTTCACGCGCGAGGACGACACGTTCTACGCGCAGGCGACGGGCCAGCAGCGACTCGAGATCGTCCCCACCTCAGACTCGACCTTCCGGCTGCTCGCGGTCGAGGCCTCGGTCACTTTCCTGCGGGATCCGGAGGGCGATGTCGAGGGGCTCACGCTGCACCAGAACGGGGACAACCACGCCACGCGCCTCGAGGGTGACGAGGCCGAGGAATGGGAACCGACGGCGGACGACCTCGCCGACTTCGCCGGCCGCTTCTTCAGCGAGGAACTGGAGACGTTCTACACCCTGTCCGTGGAGGATGGCACGCTCGTCCTGCAGCAGCGCCGGCTCGACCGGGCGGAACTCGAACCCGGCGAAGAGGATCAATTCTCGGGCGGAGGCCTGTCGTTCGCCTTCGAGCGCGACCGCAACGGACAGGTGATCGGTTTCTACCTTTCCAACGTCCGCACGCGCGACGTCCGCTTCGGCCGCGTGCGCTGA